One genomic segment of Chrysiogenia bacterium includes these proteins:
- a CDS encoding tetratricopeptide repeat protein, with protein MSLLTLLMGLWGVFAFQALPARAQDSLSIDDLLDNVDTAPAKPKEEEAEPAGALPPTTADKPAADEPAGETYSIDDLLGEPATQEPAAEGAAAATQQEESSPAAEEHTGGPGGPALVEGAQLGVIRNSEKIDEIWHDLHEAFFARQYSRVTVQLDRLERIRRSLSIENLPAYSNALLQLAAQARQNADTEMENRLVQAAEQLSPDMGGIEFARANRNKGDKVRFLGEWVQSFLHTLDGVTSSFAAYGYLALGLALAILGITGLFGLALMYRHINPLVFDLVQTFRFEREAFVVPRMALILMMLSPLALGWGALGIAPMWILVFFAYGSRGEKILAPLALIALIFVPFLAWKADQYFALSRSPTLLRILDAQRGRWDDELLHDLRKLEGDFRGNEAVLFSLGLAQTKKGLGAEARQTWNEVIKINPKRWQALNNAGVSLLFEGEYEEAIDYFKKGLGINPLAASQQYNLSLALLAQDEVSNAQAALVRARTLNPEETAFWERRSPRGTIYERAAVVSLSNEEILSLSNDLVTLPPSGTPILTALGIRSVYDPIVLCVVILVALGILALISAKFDPAVSCDSCGVGMKRTTKIAVRARNICPQCSAAFYTKHAVDPESRLKKVVKVERYQRRRRWALRLLSIVFPGAAQLAAGQVATGVVLGSLTLFLLNAAMLLASGVPAADPTLLSEAARWPLLAIVSPVLFILIIVSVVRIDTVGFQPTRGLGIEVPKES; from the coding sequence TTGAGCCTCCTGACCCTGCTAATGGGTTTGTGGGGGGTATTTGCCTTCCAGGCGCTGCCCGCGCGTGCGCAGGACAGCCTCTCCATCGACGATTTGCTCGACAACGTCGACACTGCGCCGGCCAAGCCCAAAGAAGAAGAGGCGGAACCCGCCGGGGCGCTGCCGCCCACCACGGCCGACAAGCCCGCCGCCGACGAACCGGCCGGCGAGACCTACAGCATCGACGACCTGTTGGGTGAACCCGCCACGCAAGAGCCCGCTGCCGAAGGCGCCGCAGCCGCCACGCAGCAGGAAGAGAGCTCCCCCGCTGCCGAGGAGCACACCGGCGGCCCGGGAGGCCCGGCCCTGGTTGAGGGCGCGCAGCTCGGTGTGATCCGCAATTCCGAGAAGATCGACGAGATCTGGCACGATCTCCATGAAGCCTTTTTTGCGCGCCAGTATTCGCGCGTGACCGTGCAGCTCGACCGACTCGAGCGCATTCGCCGCTCCCTCTCCATCGAGAATCTCCCGGCCTACTCCAACGCGCTCCTGCAACTTGCCGCGCAGGCACGCCAGAACGCCGATACCGAGATGGAAAACCGCCTCGTGCAGGCGGCCGAGCAGCTCTCGCCGGACATGGGCGGCATCGAATTTGCGCGCGCCAACCGCAACAAGGGCGACAAGGTACGCTTCCTTGGCGAGTGGGTGCAGAGCTTCCTGCACACGCTCGATGGCGTGACCTCCAGCTTTGCAGCCTACGGCTACCTCGCGCTGGGCCTCGCGCTGGCGATCCTGGGTATCACGGGCCTGTTCGGCCTGGCGCTCATGTACCGCCACATCAATCCGTTGGTTTTCGATCTGGTTCAAACATTCCGCTTTGAGCGCGAGGCCTTTGTGGTCCCGCGCATGGCGCTCATCCTGATGATGCTCTCGCCGCTGGCGCTGGGCTGGGGCGCGCTGGGCATTGCGCCGATGTGGATTCTGGTGTTCTTCGCCTACGGCAGCCGCGGCGAGAAGATTCTCGCCCCGCTGGCGCTCATCGCACTGATCTTCGTCCCCTTCCTGGCATGGAAGGCCGATCAATATTTTGCGCTCTCGCGCTCACCGACACTGCTGCGCATCCTCGATGCCCAGCGCGGACGCTGGGACGACGAGCTCCTCCACGATCTGCGCAAGCTCGAAGGCGACTTCCGCGGCAACGAGGCGGTGCTCTTCTCGCTCGGCCTTGCCCAGACCAAGAAGGGCCTGGGCGCCGAGGCACGGCAAACGTGGAACGAGGTCATCAAGATCAATCCCAAGCGCTGGCAGGCACTCAACAATGCCGGTGTGAGCCTTCTCTTTGAAGGCGAATACGAAGAAGCCATTGATTACTTCAAGAAGGGCCTTGGCATCAATCCGCTCGCAGCGTCCCAACAGTACAACCTCTCGCTGGCGCTGCTGGCACAGGACGAGGTCTCCAACGCGCAGGCGGCGCTCGTCCGCGCGCGAACCCTCAATCCCGAAGAGACCGCTTTCTGGGAGCGACGCAGCCCCAGGGGAACTATCTATGAGCGCGCGGCCGTGGTCTCGCTCTCCAATGAAGAGATTCTTTCGCTGAGCAACGACCTGGTCACGCTGCCACCTTCCGGCACGCCGATCCTAACGGCGCTGGGTATCCGCTCGGTCTATGACCCGATTGTCCTGTGCGTGGTGATCCTCGTGGCACTTGGCATCCTCGCGCTCATCTCCGCAAAGTTCGACCCCGCCGTTTCCTGCGACAGTTGCGGCGTCGGTATGAAGCGCACCACCAAGATCGCAGTGCGCGCGCGCAATATCTGCCCCCAGTGCTCGGCCGCGTTCTACACCAAGCATGCGGTCGATCCCGAGAGCCGCCTCAAGAAGGTCGTCAAGGTAGAGCGCTACCAGCGTCGGCGCCGTTGGGCGCTGCGCCTGCTCTCCATTGTGTTCCCCGGCGCCGCGCAACTGGCTGCCGGCCAGGTGGCCACGGGCGTTGTCCTTGGCAGCCTGACCCTATTCCTTCTCAATGCGGCAATGCTGCTGGCCTCGGGCGTGCCAGCGGCCGATCCCACGTTGCTCTCCGAAGCGGCACGCTGGCCGCTGCTCGCCATCGTTTCCCCCGTCCTCTTCATCCTGATCATTGTCAGTGTCGTGCGCATCGACACCGTCGGATTCCAGCCCACCCGCGGCCTTGGAATCGAAGTTCCCAAGGAGAGCTAG
- a CDS encoding DUF4388 domain-containing protein: MALEGTLKEFGIADIFQLIGQQQKEGVLELRSEDGNLDVFFYGGLIVDARPPNSDPDKCLLEHMVRTGLLTPEQGSRVRDGAAQALSKIRDYLVDAGIIQNEKVAEIERLFAMEEVYSLFHWANGRFVFVPREVIRNADSFSPVSAEHILMDGFRMVDEWPAIKKVIPSPNVRVIKLSTPKPKAKPKKEKNVAMESENFLDLGDIMDDEDEGGDLPTEEQTVLNVLVGKMTVQNIIDRSRMGAFEASKAVASLVSKGYLKLDVMTAQRETGDAFFGEEAKPRSPYILLAAAGIITLALLVIRYNSMQEGLLSPWYLASETRKAQIENGLHRVHHAIEVYRLLHGKLPQSLGAMAETGLLPSDLVFPENNSPYVYFPLMVDGEHASYTLELAADLEK, encoded by the coding sequence ATGGCCCTCGAAGGAACACTCAAAGAGTTCGGCATCGCCGACATCTTCCAGCTCATCGGGCAACAGCAGAAGGAAGGTGTTCTCGAGCTGCGCAGCGAAGACGGCAACCTCGACGTCTTTTTCTACGGCGGCCTGATCGTCGACGCGCGCCCGCCCAATTCCGATCCTGACAAGTGTCTGCTCGAACACATGGTTCGCACCGGCCTGCTCACCCCCGAGCAGGGGAGCCGTGTTCGCGACGGTGCGGCCCAGGCACTGAGTAAGATCCGCGATTACCTGGTGGACGCCGGCATCATCCAGAATGAAAAGGTCGCCGAGATCGAGCGCCTTTTTGCCATGGAAGAGGTCTATTCCCTCTTCCACTGGGCGAACGGACGTTTCGTCTTCGTCCCGCGCGAAGTGATTCGCAATGCCGATTCGTTCTCACCGGTCAGTGCCGAACACATCCTGATGGACGGCTTCCGCATGGTCGACGAATGGCCGGCCATCAAGAAGGTCATCCCCTCGCCCAATGTGCGGGTGATCAAGCTTTCGACTCCCAAACCGAAGGCCAAACCGAAGAAAGAAAAGAACGTCGCCATGGAGTCGGAGAACTTCCTCGACCTGGGCGACATCATGGATGACGAGGATGAAGGCGGAGATCTGCCGACAGAAGAGCAGACCGTGCTGAACGTGCTCGTCGGCAAGATGACGGTGCAAAACATCATCGACCGAAGCCGCATGGGCGCGTTTGAAGCGAGCAAGGCCGTCGCCAGCCTGGTCAGCAAGGGCTATCTCAAGCTCGACGTGATGACCGCGCAGCGCGAGACCGGCGACGCGTTCTTCGGCGAGGAAGCCAAGCCCCGTTCGCCCTACATTCTGCTCGCCGCTGCCGGCATCATTACGCTGGCCCTGCTGGTGATTCGCTACAACAGCATGCAGGAAGGCCTGCTCTCGCCCTGGTATCTCGCCAGCGAGACGCGCAAGGCCCAGATCGAAAACGGCCTGCACCGCGTGCATCACGCGATCGAGGTCTACCGCCTGCTTCACGGCAAGCTGCCCCAGAGTCTGGGCGCCATGGCCGAGACCGGGCTTCTTCCCTCCGACCTGGTTTTCCCCGAGAACAACTCGCCCTACGTGTATTTCCCGCTCATGGTCGACGGCGAGCACGCCAGCTACACCCTGGAACTCGCAGCCGACCTGGAAAAGTAA
- a CDS encoding PhoH family protein — MEQTSKKNVTLRDNTLAQAIIGKHEDNLRRIGEHLGLDISSRGNIVTLEGARARVERGRVILEELQALAARGEDVTEAAVDNLLRLSATDQDLPEIAGNEKPVPRLRRRVVPKTPRQKDYLGAIESKTVTFGIGPAGTGKTYLAMAMATSALLAGEVSRLVLTRPAVEAGEKLGYLPGSMIEKVNPYLRPLYDALHDMLDIDKAGRLIDMGSIEVAPLAFMRGRTLNESFVILDEAQNTTPAQMKMFLTRLGYGSRAVITGDITQIDLPPGQESGLVDAIGVLTGVEGIHITHFDGTDVVRHPIIQSIVEAYERRSRAQDAGDKPGTGKQS; from the coding sequence TTGGAACAGACAAGTAAAAAGAACGTCACGCTCCGCGACAATACCCTCGCGCAGGCGATCATCGGCAAGCACGAGGACAACCTCCGCCGGATCGGTGAGCACCTGGGCCTGGATATTTCTTCGCGCGGCAACATCGTCACGCTCGAAGGCGCACGCGCGCGCGTCGAACGCGGCCGCGTCATCCTCGAAGAGCTGCAGGCCCTTGCCGCGCGCGGCGAGGACGTGACCGAAGCGGCCGTGGACAACCTGCTGCGGCTGAGTGCGACCGATCAGGATCTCCCCGAAATCGCCGGGAACGAAAAACCCGTGCCGCGCCTTCGCCGCCGGGTCGTTCCAAAGACCCCGCGTCAGAAGGATTACCTGGGCGCAATCGAGTCGAAGACCGTCACCTTCGGCATCGGCCCGGCCGGCACCGGAAAGACCTACCTTGCGATGGCCATGGCCACCTCGGCCCTGCTCGCCGGCGAAGTCAGTCGCCTCGTTCTCACCCGTCCGGCCGTCGAGGCGGGCGAGAAACTCGGTTACCTGCCCGGCAGCATGATTGAGAAGGTCAACCCGTATTTACGACCCCTCTACGATGCGCTCCATGATATGCTGGATATCGACAAGGCCGGGCGTCTGATCGACATGGGTTCGATCGAGGTGGCGCCGCTGGCCTTTATGCGTGGCCGCACGCTCAATGAGAGTTTCGTGATTCTCGATGAAGCACAGAACACCACGCCGGCGCAGATGAAGATGTTTCTCACGCGCCTGGGGTACGGATCGCGCGCTGTCATCACCGGCGACATCACGCAGATCGATCTGCCGCCGGGGCAGGAATCGGGACTGGTTGACGCCATCGGCGTGCTCACCGGCGTGGAGGGGATTCACATCACCCATTTCGACGGAACCGACGTGGTCCGCCACCCCATCATCCAGTCCATCGTCGAAGCCTATGAGCGTCGCTCCCGCGCCCAGGATGCCGGCGACAAACCCGGCACCGGAAAGCAGTCATGA